Proteins encoded within one genomic window of Ovis aries strain OAR_USU_Benz2616 breed Rambouillet chromosome 1, ARS-UI_Ramb_v3.0, whole genome shotgun sequence:
- the HTR1F gene encoding 5-hydroxytryptamine receptor 1F — translation MDFLNSSDQNLTSEELLNRMPSKILVSFILSGLALMTTTINSLVIAAIIVTRKLHHPANYLICSLAVTDFLVAVLVMPFSIVYIVRESWIMGQVVCDIWLSVDITCCTCSILHLSAIALDRYRAITDAVEYARKRTPKHAGIMITIVWIISIFISMPPLFWRHQGTSQEDECIIKHDHIVSTIYSTFGAFYIPLTLILILYYKIYKAAKTLYHKRQASRIAKEEMNGQVLLESGEKSSRLVSTPYMLAKSLSDPSTDFDKIHSTVKSPRSEFKHERSWRRQKISGTRERKAATTLGLILGAFVICWLPFFVKELVVNVCEKCKISEEMSNFLTWLGYLNSLINPLIYTIFNEDFKKAFQKLVRCRC, via the coding sequence atggattTCTTGAATTCATCTGATCAAAACTTGACCTCAGAAGAACTGTTAAACAGAATGCCATCCAAAATTCTGGtgtccttcattctctctggactGGCACTGATGACAACCACCATTAACTCACTTGTGATTGCTGCAATTATTGTTACCCGAAAGCTGCACCACCCAGCCAACTACTTAATTTGCTCCCTTGCAGTCACAGATTTCCTTGTAGCCGTTCTGGTGATGCCTTTCAGCATTGTGTATATTGTGAGAGAGAGCTGGATTATGGGACAAGTGGTCTGTGACATCTGGCTGAGCGTTGACATTACATGCTGTACATGTTCCATCTTGCATCTCTCTGCTATAGCTTTGGATCGGTACCGGGCAATCACTGATGCTGTTGAGTATGCCAGGAAAAGGACTCCCAAGCATGCTGGCATTATGATCACCATAGTTTGGATTATATCTATTTTTATCTCTATGCCTCCTCTATTCTGGAGGCACCAAGGAACTAGTCAAGAGGATGAGTGCATCATCAAACACGACCACATCGTTTCCACGATTTACTCAACATTTGGAGCTTTCTACATTCCATTAACATTGATTTTGATCCTCTATTACAAAATATATAAGGCAGCAAAGACGTTATATCACAAGAGGCAAGCAAGTAGGATTGCCAAGGAGGAAATGAATGGCCAAGTCCTTTTGGAGAGTGGTGAAAAAAGCTCTAGACTGGTCTCCACACcgtacatgctagcaaagtcttTATCTGATCCATCAACGGACTTTGATAAAATTCATAGCACAGTGAAAAGTCCCAGGTCTGAATTCAAGCATGAGagatcttggagaaggcaaaagATCTCAGGCACAAGAGAACGCAAAGCAGCCACTACCCTGGGATTAATTTTGGGTGCATTTGTAATATGTTGGCTTCCTTTCTTTGTAAAAGAATTGGTTGTTAATGTCTGTGAAAAGTGTAAGATTTCTGAAGAAATGTCAAATTTTTTGACATGGCTTGGATATCTCAATTCCCTTATAAACCCACTGATTTATACAATCTTTAATGAAGACTTCAAGAAAGCATTCCAAAAACTTGTGCGATGTCGATGTTAG